Proteins encoded together in one Halomarina salina window:
- a CDS encoding VOC family protein, with translation MTSHDIYPMPLFPRLTVEDVAASADFYTDVLGFDELFAMPGGGTSHVRYRKYADVMLVQSGMAAEPGAVAESGTATESEATADGDDPPEVAGAGVEIYLTVEDGSVDDVAERVREAGFEAEGPTETPWNTREVSVEDPDGYVLVFSQQTADPEDLPWLEEGTVDGDAKTPADSDSPTDSD, from the coding sequence GTGACTTCCCACGACATCTACCCGATGCCGCTGTTCCCCCGACTCACCGTCGAGGACGTGGCGGCGTCGGCCGACTTCTACACCGACGTGCTCGGGTTCGACGAACTGTTCGCGATGCCCGGCGGCGGCACGAGTCACGTCCGGTACCGCAAGTACGCCGACGTGATGCTCGTGCAGTCGGGGATGGCGGCCGAACCGGGCGCAGTCGCCGAATCGGGGACGGCAACCGAGTCAGAGGCGACTGCCGATGGCGACGACCCGCCCGAGGTGGCCGGCGCGGGCGTCGAGATATATCTCACCGTCGAGGACGGGTCGGTCGACGACGTCGCCGAGCGTGTCCGCGAGGCCGGATTCGAGGCCGAGGGGCCGACGGAGACCCCGTGGAACACCCGCGAGGTGAGCGTCGAGGACCCCGACGGCTACGTCCTCGTCTTCTCCCAGCAGACCGCCGACCCCGAAGACCTCCCGTGGCTGGAGGAGGGGACGGTGGACGGCGATGCGAAGACTCCAGCGGACAGCGACTCCCCAACGGATAGCGATTAG
- a CDS encoding SDR family NAD(P)-dependent oxidoreductase yields the protein MGSLSFDYSGETVIVTGGSSGIGRATALAFGRAGATVVVADVREMPKDPHASVPTHRVIREGGGEADYVECDIADPDDVAAVVEAAREKGGLDVMVNNAALFVGESLVDLDPDDLDRIVDVNVKGTFYGTQAAARDMQARDEGGVILNTASISSRFAQHGQVQYDATKAAVAMITRGAALELAPDIRVNAVAPGQIATEFSEGGTERTQDRAGDDGFIKPVPMERAGFPEDLAPAFCYLASEEASYVTGEVLYVDGGWSTF from the coding sequence ATGGGTTCGCTCTCGTTCGACTACTCCGGGGAGACGGTCATCGTGACGGGCGGCAGTTCGGGCATCGGTCGGGCCACGGCACTCGCGTTCGGGCGGGCAGGCGCGACGGTCGTCGTCGCCGACGTGCGCGAGATGCCGAAGGACCCCCACGCGAGCGTGCCGACCCACCGTGTGATTCGCGAAGGCGGCGGCGAGGCAGACTACGTCGAGTGCGACATCGCCGACCCGGACGACGTCGCAGCGGTGGTCGAGGCCGCCCGCGAGAAGGGCGGCCTCGACGTGATGGTGAACAACGCGGCCCTGTTCGTCGGCGAGTCGCTGGTCGACCTGGACCCCGACGACCTCGACCGCATCGTCGACGTGAACGTGAAGGGGACGTTCTACGGGACGCAGGCCGCCGCCCGCGATATGCAAGCGCGCGACGAAGGCGGCGTCATCCTCAACACCGCGTCCATCTCCTCCCGGTTCGCCCAGCACGGACAGGTCCAGTACGACGCGACGAAGGCCGCCGTGGCGATGATCACCCGCGGCGCGGCGCTCGAACTCGCGCCGGACATCCGCGTCAACGCCGTCGCGCCGGGCCAGATAGCGACCGAGTTCTCCGAGGGCGGCACCGAGCGCACGCAGGACCGAGCGGGCGACGACGGGTTCATCAAGCCCGTGCCGATGGAGCGGGCGGGCTTCCCGGAGGACCTCGCACCCGCGTTCTGCTACCTGGCGAGCGAGGAAGCGAGCTACGTGACTGGTGAGGTGCTGTACGTCGACGGCGGGTGGAGCACGTTCTGA
- a CDS encoding acyl-CoA dehydrogenase family protein, protein MPFRLTADQRELRDELREFATEEIAPVASTLDHAGTYPGGVLGALADRGVTGLTVDEQYGGRGEGFVELAVVVEELSAAMMSVGAALSLHLGVAETIERFGSEALREEFLPAMADFETVGALGVTEANAGSDKAAMETRAERASGDADGDEWHLTGHKQWVTNVAEADVVLLYAKTGPESEAPENVSAFLVPTDALDIDHEWDAIGGDSVPTARVEFEYLAVPDDRMVGEEGRALVQRGDLRGGVNLPARAVGIARAALDDAVAYATEREQFGQAIGEFQGVEWRLAKMAERVETARLLTLRAADEADRGAETASAKTSMAKVHATEAAVENASDAMDVHGGVGFTSEYPVERYFRDAKLLTVAGGPNDVHRNTVARSLRSD, encoded by the coding sequence ATGCCCTTCCGACTCACCGCCGACCAGCGCGAGTTGCGCGACGAACTCCGCGAGTTCGCCACCGAGGAGATAGCGCCCGTCGCGTCGACGCTCGACCACGCGGGAACGTACCCCGGCGGCGTCCTCGGTGCACTCGCCGACCGCGGCGTCACCGGCCTCACCGTCGACGAACAGTACGGCGGCCGCGGCGAGGGGTTCGTCGAACTCGCCGTCGTCGTCGAGGAGCTGTCGGCCGCGATGATGTCGGTCGGCGCGGCCCTCTCGCTCCACCTCGGCGTCGCCGAGACCATCGAGCGGTTCGGGAGCGAGGCCCTCCGCGAGGAGTTCCTGCCCGCGATGGCCGACTTCGAGACGGTCGGCGCGCTCGGCGTCACGGAGGCGAACGCGGGCAGCGACAAGGCCGCGATGGAGACGCGCGCGGAACGTGCCAGCGGGGACGCGGACGGAGACGAGTGGCACCTCACCGGCCACAAGCAGTGGGTCACCAACGTCGCCGAGGCGGACGTGGTGCTCCTCTACGCCAAGACCGGTCCCGAGAGCGAGGCCCCCGAGAACGTCAGCGCGTTCCTCGTCCCGACCGACGCCCTCGATATCGACCACGAGTGGGACGCCATCGGCGGCGACAGCGTCCCGACCGCCCGCGTCGAGTTCGAGTACCTCGCCGTCCCCGACGACCGGATGGTCGGCGAGGAGGGACGGGCGCTCGTCCAGCGTGGCGACCTCCGCGGCGGCGTCAACCTCCCCGCTCGCGCGGTCGGCATCGCCCGCGCCGCCCTCGACGACGCCGTCGCCTACGCGACCGAACGCGAGCAGTTCGGGCAGGCCATCGGCGAGTTCCAGGGAGTCGAGTGGCGACTCGCGAAGATGGCCGAACGCGTCGAGACGGCCCGACTGCTCACCCTCCGCGCGGCCGACGAGGCCGACCGAGGTGCCGAGACGGCGAGTGCGAAGACGAGCATGGCGAAGGTCCACGCCACCGAAGCAGCAGTCGAGAACGCCTCCGACGCGATGGACGTCCACGGCGGCGTCGGCTTCACCAGCGAGTACCCCGTCGAGCGCTACTTCCGGGACGCCAAACTGCTCACCGTCGCCGGTGGCCCGAACGACGTCCACCGCAACACGGTCGCCAGGTCCCTCCGCTCCGACTGA
- a CDS encoding HAD family hydrolase, giving the protein MTISADSLSTVLFDLDDTLCEYRLSPAERLDAAFDHADVDPYCSPADLDAVVGGLPTVDTDVEFYTELFAAAADHVDADPAVAPDLARSYATALDHGDVQFRPGARDAVEGLLAHDGYDVGLVTNGSRATQTRKLSTLGLQGAFDAHVYATPEHGLKPDPYPFERALSTLDATVDRTLYVGNSLRADVTGARNLGMRTAWYPTDRARVPDPDPTPDHTLDSLSDLTALL; this is encoded by the coding sequence GTGACCATCTCCGCCGACTCGCTCTCGACGGTCCTCTTCGACCTCGACGACACGCTCTGCGAGTACCGCCTGTCGCCCGCCGAGCGACTCGACGCCGCGTTCGACCACGCCGATGTCGACCCGTACTGCTCCCCCGCCGACCTCGACGCCGTCGTCGGTGGCCTCCCGACGGTCGACACCGACGTCGAGTTCTACACCGAACTGTTCGCCGCGGCCGCCGACCACGTCGACGCGGACCCGGCCGTCGCGCCGGACCTCGCGCGGTCCTACGCCACCGCGCTCGACCACGGCGACGTGCAGTTCAGACCCGGCGCACGCGACGCCGTCGAGGGCCTCCTCGCCCACGACGGCTACGACGTCGGCCTCGTCACGAACGGCAGTCGAGCGACCCAGACCCGGAAGCTCTCGACGCTCGGGCTCCAGGGCGCGTTCGACGCCCACGTGTACGCCACGCCCGAACACGGGCTCAAGCCCGACCCGTACCCGTTCGAGCGCGCGCTCTCGACGCTCGACGCGACGGTCGACCGGACGCTGTACGTCGGGAACTCCCTGCGCGCGGACGTGACCGGCGCACGCAACCTCGGGATGCGGACCGCGTGGTACCCCACCGACCGCGCTCGCGTCCCCGACCCCGACCCGACGCCCGACCACACGCTCGACTCGCTTTCGGACCTGACGGCGCTGCTCTGA
- a CDS encoding 3-dehydroquinate synthase II, producing the protein MTRAVWLKADDEVGDWDARRRRITAGLEAGVDWVLVDRADVEKVRELGQVNVAAFAGDDVHVMEAESERADGGAEPDAVVVGKGAEGDGTVDLPGDLSGSADLTTLRRGQADGAFVRIQGKKYEAFAEEAAKAADYTVVVGEDWKIIPLENLIARIGSETSLVAGVTNSEEAKTAFETLEHGADAVLLDTDDTDEIRKTVDLRDEGEREDLDLSWATVTAIEEVGSADRVCVDTGSLFEHDEGMLVGSMSRGLFFVHAETAESPYVESRPFRVNAGAVHAYARAADGSTKYLAELKSGDEVQVVSTDGSTREAIVGRSKIERRPMFRVEAEVDVGGGTDTVETLLQNAETIKVATRDGRTAITDLQEGDEVLVYYETGGRHFGESVEESIIER; encoded by the coding sequence ATGACACGTGCGGTCTGGCTCAAGGCGGACGACGAAGTCGGTGACTGGGACGCGCGGCGACGCCGCATCACGGCGGGGCTCGAAGCGGGCGTCGACTGGGTGCTCGTCGACCGCGCGGACGTCGAGAAGGTACGGGAACTGGGGCAGGTGAACGTCGCGGCGTTCGCGGGCGACGACGTTCACGTGATGGAAGCCGAGTCCGAACGCGCCGACGGCGGGGCCGAACCGGACGCGGTGGTCGTCGGCAAGGGCGCGGAGGGCGACGGCACCGTCGACCTGCCGGGCGACCTCTCGGGGTCGGCCGACCTGACGACGCTGCGCCGCGGGCAGGCCGACGGCGCGTTCGTCCGCATCCAGGGGAAGAAGTACGAGGCGTTCGCCGAGGAGGCCGCGAAGGCCGCGGACTACACCGTCGTCGTCGGCGAGGACTGGAAGATCATCCCGCTGGAGAACCTCATCGCGCGCATCGGGAGCGAGACGAGCCTCGTCGCGGGCGTCACGAACTCCGAGGAGGCGAAGACGGCGTTCGAGACGCTCGAACACGGCGCGGACGCGGTCCTGCTCGACACCGACGACACCGACGAGATACGCAAGACCGTCGACCTGCGTGACGAGGGCGAACGCGAGGACCTCGACCTCTCGTGGGCGACCGTCACCGCCATCGAGGAGGTCGGCAGCGCCGACCGCGTCTGCGTCGACACGGGGAGCCTGTTCGAGCACGACGAGGGGATGCTCGTGGGGTCGATGAGTCGCGGCCTCTTCTTCGTCCACGCCGAGACGGCCGAGTCGCCGTACGTCGAGTCCCGGCCGTTCCGGGTGAACGCGGGGGCCGTCCACGCCTACGCCCGCGCTGCCGACGGGTCGACGAAGTACCTCGCGGAACTGAAGTCGGGCGACGAGGTGCAGGTCGTCTCGACGGACGGCAGTACGCGCGAGGCCATCGTCGGTCGGTCGAAGATAGAGCGCCGCCCGATGTTCCGCGTGGAGGCCGAGGTCGACGTGGGTGGGGGTACCGACACGGTCGAGACGCTGCTCCAGAACGCCGAGACCATCAAGGTCGCCACCCGCGACGGGCGCACGGCCATCACCGACCTGCAGGAGGGCGACGAGGTGCTGGTCTACTACGAGACGGGCGGCCGTCACTTCGGCGAGAGCGTCGAGGAATCCATCATCGAGCGCTGA
- a CDS encoding DsbA family protein: protein MTSTRRRFLLAGGAVAATGLTGCLSSGSADLPDDVPDTAVTNAPVPNSPGDYDYATMGSGDNPTVVYFGDWKCPHCATFSTNVLPTIVSEFVEPGDLDLRFRAWNIFQNDDVRAARAGLGVWNVDPATYWTFHEYVMANQAGPHSQEWATTDWLTTAAEKVGVSDVDAVRSQIENEQFGSLFSDSQNAARQFGLQGTPGLIVDGQRVRAMESEALPESTRNALEQFASQ, encoded by the coding sequence ATGACCTCCACACGACGGCGGTTCCTCCTCGCTGGCGGTGCGGTCGCGGCGACCGGACTGACCGGGTGTCTCAGCAGTGGTAGCGCCGACCTCCCGGACGACGTGCCGGACACCGCCGTCACGAACGCGCCGGTACCGAACTCCCCCGGCGACTACGACTACGCGACGATGGGGAGCGGCGACAACCCGACCGTGGTCTACTTCGGCGACTGGAAGTGCCCCCACTGTGCGACGTTCTCGACGAACGTGCTCCCCACCATCGTCTCCGAGTTCGTCGAACCGGGCGACCTGGACCTCCGGTTCAGAGCGTGGAACATCTTCCAGAACGACGACGTCCGTGCCGCGCGCGCCGGACTCGGAGTCTGGAACGTCGACCCTGCCACGTACTGGACGTTCCACGAGTACGTGATGGCGAACCAGGCGGGACCGCACTCCCAGGAGTGGGCGACGACCGACTGGCTGACGACGGCCGCCGAGAAGGTGGGCGTCAGCGACGTCGACGCGGTTCGCTCACAGATCGAGAACGAACAGTTCGGCAGCCTGTTCAGTGATTCGCAGAACGCCGCACGTCAGTTCGGGCTCCAGGGGACGCCGGGGCTCATCGTCGACGGCCAGCGCGTCCGGGCGATGGAGTCGGAGGCGCTCCCCGAGTCGACCCGGAACGCGCTCGAGCAGTTCGCCTCGCAATGA
- a CDS encoding disulfide bond formation protein B has protein sequence MSTGASGGIAGRRSPKQWLAFGTLVAIVATIGSLTFSLGYGYIPCDLCWYQRILMYPLVVVLGVAAYEDRPGVYRTVLPLALVGTTIAAYHSVIQRTGSDVCGFGGGCTAIQWQVPVLGLSIPNLSLLAFVLILGALVGAVRYSASAGSTTSPVSG, from the coding sequence ATGAGCACCGGGGCGAGTGGTGGCATCGCCGGTCGACGCTCCCCCAAACAGTGGCTCGCCTTCGGCACGCTCGTCGCCATCGTCGCCACTATCGGGAGCCTCACGTTCAGCCTCGGCTACGGCTACATCCCGTGTGACCTCTGCTGGTACCAGCGCATCCTGATGTACCCGCTCGTCGTCGTCCTCGGCGTGGCCGCCTACGAGGACCGCCCCGGCGTCTACCGCACCGTCCTGCCGCTGGCGCTCGTCGGTACCACCATCGCCGCGTACCACTCCGTCATCCAGCGGACGGGGAGCGACGTCTGTGGGTTCGGTGGCGGCTGTACTGCCATCCAGTGGCAGGTGCCCGTGCTCGGCCTCTCGATTCCGAACCTCTCGCTCCTAGCGTTCGTCCTGATTCTCGGGGCGCTCGTCGGCGCGGTGCGCTACTCCGCGTCCGCCGGGTCGACCACCTCGCCCGTCTCCGGGTAG
- a CDS encoding endonuclease III domain-containing protein, whose protein sequence is MDDEPAENISGGDAGGGTFDEFTPGDGTSRAEAVVDRLGDAYWQKTYGGQDAFECLVRTILSQNTSDKASQPAHDDLMTRYGDGGPAHRDDDLAVSLANADRDDLAETISSAGLYNQKSETIVRIAGRVVEEYGSASAFDAFVREDPYDEVRDALLDMKGVGPKTADCVLLFAGGTGGVFPVDTHVHRIYRRMGIAPADADHEQVRQVLEAAVPAEKCGFGHTASIQFGREYCSARKPACLDDPEACPMADLCDQVGVYPETGEVVDPADAE, encoded by the coding sequence ATGGACGACGAACCCGCCGAGAACATCAGCGGCGGCGACGCGGGCGGGGGCACGTTCGACGAGTTCACGCCGGGAGACGGTACCTCCCGTGCCGAAGCCGTCGTCGACCGACTCGGCGATGCCTACTGGCAGAAGACGTACGGTGGGCAGGACGCCTTCGAGTGTCTCGTCCGGACCATCCTCTCGCAGAACACCTCGGACAAGGCCTCCCAGCCGGCACACGACGACCTGATGACGCGGTACGGCGACGGTGGGCCTGCACACAGAGACGACGACCTCGCCGTCTCGCTGGCGAACGCCGACCGGGACGACCTCGCCGAGACCATCTCCTCGGCGGGCCTCTACAACCAGAAGTCGGAGACCATCGTGCGCATCGCCGGGCGGGTCGTCGAGGAGTACGGGAGCGCGAGCGCGTTCGACGCGTTCGTCCGCGAGGACCCGTACGACGAGGTCCGGGACGCGCTCCTCGACATGAAGGGCGTCGGACCGAAGACGGCCGACTGCGTCCTCCTGTTCGCGGGCGGCACCGGTGGGGTGTTCCCCGTCGACACTCACGTCCACCGTATCTACCGCCGGATGGGTATCGCGCCCGCCGACGCCGACCACGAGCAGGTCCGGCAGGTGCTCGAAGCCGCGGTTCCGGCCGAGAAGTGCGGCTTCGGGCACACCGCGAGCATTCAGTTCGGCCGCGAGTACTGCTCGGCGCGGAAACCGGCGTGTCTCGACGACCCCGAGGCGTGCCCGATGGCGGACCTCTGCGACCAGGTCGGCGTCTACCCGGAGACGGGCGAGGTGGTCGACCCGGCGGACGCGGAGTAG
- a CDS encoding HalOD1 output domain-containing protein yields MSDSTSRTGAPGEAVTVDSLVVTIVDELADSRGVEPLHLPPLYDYVDLDAIATLFDQSSPASDRLFDQVTFWVGDDEVRVQSDGTVTVTTTTTDAEPRPTGQASD; encoded by the coding sequence ATGTCGGACTCGACCAGTCGTACGGGGGCACCGGGGGAGGCGGTCACCGTCGACTCACTCGTGGTAACGATCGTCGACGAACTCGCAGACAGCCGTGGAGTCGAGCCACTGCACCTCCCCCCGCTCTACGACTACGTCGACCTCGACGCCATCGCCACGCTGTTCGACCAGTCGTCGCCCGCCAGCGACCGACTGTTCGATCAGGTGACGTTCTGGGTGGGGGACGACGAGGTTCGAGTCCAGTCCGACGGAACGGTCACCGTGACCACAACCACGACAGACGCCGAACCCCGACCGACGGGGCAGGCGTCCGACTGA
- a CDS encoding PAS domain S-box protein, protein MGSDSTAGSQRFLYVGSSSTLFEALDSYLEAVDARTTLLQAETASEAAELACETLLDGIVAQYDLPDCDGIDAILECVDPPVRALTVLVSETSTSALVERAYEAGIDEYVHYTGAEKLPVLEHRLDRHVDDGEGSGDDHRSLQHLDALAATTSDAIISIDESSVIRYVNPAVTDVFGYEPEELVGEPLTTLMPDDLSGRHRERYQQYLETGERTFEWDDVQIPGRHRDGHELPLSVSFAEFTVDGERYFTGIVRDIQERKRLQAERDLYHEATQRILRSDSFEEGLDTALDVVGSAMDWEYGEAWTRSDDGRLERAATEYVASGESSRFEELAATTPVEVDEGLVGRVWASGEPEWVADVDDGFERGRAAVEADLRAALGVPVVSEGTVVAVMVFFLTERREPDQAMLDATTTIAADLGRLMERLEAETAVREQQRLQDRILETSPVGIAITDSEGNFEYLNERAAELLTGDPSAEQAVAADADVDLVTFDGRSVPDEDQPYQRVVEEGESVSGEAEVTIRGETRWLVVSGAPLHDEDGTLSSGVFSFRDVTERKERERRLQTTDAVMETVGDGVYALDEAGRFVAVNQAYTDLVGYDRAELLGRPADEFIDTGVTEAAGDLAAEILAGDRNDATLETVVTTKSGEQRPVEVRLSLFDLGEEYGRAGVVRDITERRRREERLAQLNEVGQALAGAETDSEVGTIVVEGAQETLDLPLATVEFYDEEMGELVPGPRTPELESLAGSAALFDSEWNLPWRVYAESEERVIDDLREEPSVEADETALRSVIVAPVGSHGVFIAGATEAGAFSDADVTTARILVANAVAALDRVDREQELREKSTRLAEHNESLERVNRLNGVIRGLTQKLTQASTREEIETAVCEELAATDPYSFAWVGQRRAEHEGVTPTAQAGDDSGYLDALSGEGDSPSVDEQLSGRVIQTGDRAVENNLQADPPFDRWRQEALRRSYRAAVAVPLQYRETTYGTLNLYADESGVFDEMEAAVFSELGTMIGYAINAIERKKALVSEESVELTFGVDDSSIPAIEFVQETGGSFEFESLVEQSDGSFRVFFTISGADLETVYEFADLSEEILDVTLLSERQSGMYYEASVTDGSFLARLVSYGAHPTAMSVGPEGGRLTVELPQSGEVRSFVRMFLDTYDGSELIARVHRDRPVQTLAEFEANYRDRLTERQTEVLQTAYFSGFFEWPRDTSGAELASLLDVSQPTVSRHIRTGERKLFSLLFDEG, encoded by the coding sequence ATGGGTAGCGACTCGACTGCGGGCTCACAGCGGTTCCTCTACGTCGGGTCGTCCTCGACGCTCTTCGAGGCGCTCGACTCGTATCTGGAGGCGGTGGACGCACGGACGACCCTCCTCCAGGCCGAGACCGCCAGCGAAGCGGCCGAACTGGCCTGTGAGACGCTGCTCGATGGCATCGTCGCCCAGTACGACCTGCCCGACTGCGACGGCATCGACGCGATACTCGAGTGTGTCGACCCGCCAGTGCGAGCCCTGACCGTCCTCGTCTCGGAGACCAGTACCTCGGCGCTGGTCGAGCGAGCGTACGAGGCAGGTATCGACGAGTACGTCCACTACACCGGCGCGGAGAAGCTCCCCGTCCTCGAACATCGCCTCGACCGCCACGTCGACGACGGCGAGGGGTCGGGAGACGACCACCGCTCTTTACAGCACCTCGACGCGCTCGCCGCCACGACGTCGGACGCCATCATCTCCATCGACGAGTCGAGCGTCATCCGCTACGTGAACCCCGCCGTCACCGACGTCTTCGGCTACGAACCGGAGGAACTGGTCGGCGAACCGCTGACCACGCTGATGCCCGACGACCTCTCCGGACGCCACCGGGAGCGATACCAGCAGTATCTGGAGACGGGAGAGCGGACGTTCGAGTGGGACGACGTCCAGATTCCCGGTCGGCACAGAGACGGCCACGAACTCCCCCTGAGCGTCTCGTTCGCGGAGTTCACCGTCGACGGGGAGCGGTACTTCACCGGCATCGTTCGCGACATCCAGGAGCGCAAGCGGTTGCAGGCCGAACGCGACCTCTACCACGAGGCGACCCAGCGAATCCTCCGGTCCGACTCGTTCGAGGAGGGACTCGACACCGCCCTCGACGTCGTCGGGTCGGCGATGGACTGGGAGTACGGCGAGGCCTGGACCCGGTCCGACGACGGACGACTCGAACGGGCCGCCACCGAGTACGTCGCGTCCGGCGAGTCCTCCCGGTTCGAGGAACTGGCGGCCACCACACCGGTCGAGGTGGACGAGGGACTCGTCGGTCGGGTCTGGGCGTCCGGGGAGCCGGAGTGGGTCGCCGACGTCGACGACGGATTCGAGCGCGGGCGGGCCGCCGTCGAGGCCGACCTCCGCGCCGCGCTCGGCGTCCCGGTCGTCTCGGAGGGGACGGTCGTCGCCGTCATGGTGTTCTTCCTCACCGAGCGGCGAGAACCGGACCAGGCGATGCTCGACGCGACGACGACCATCGCCGCGGACCTCGGACGGTTGATGGAACGACTCGAAGCGGAGACCGCCGTGCGCGAGCAGCAGCGTCTCCAGGACCGCATCCTGGAGACCAGCCCCGTCGGCATCGCCATCACGGACAGCGAGGGGAACTTCGAGTACCTCAACGAACGCGCCGCCGAGCTGCTGACGGGCGACCCGTCGGCGGAACAGGCGGTCGCCGCCGACGCCGACGTCGACCTGGTGACGTTCGACGGCAGGTCGGTTCCCGACGAGGACCAGCCGTACCAGCGGGTCGTCGAGGAGGGCGAGTCGGTGTCGGGCGAAGCAGAGGTGACGATTCGGGGCGAGACGCGCTGGCTGGTCGTGAGCGGTGCGCCGCTCCACGACGAGGACGGGACGCTGTCGTCCGGCGTCTTCTCGTTCCGGGACGTCACCGAGCGCAAGGAGCGCGAGCGACGACTCCAGACGACCGACGCGGTGATGGAGACCGTCGGCGACGGCGTCTACGCCCTCGACGAAGCGGGTCGATTCGTCGCCGTCAACCAGGCGTACACCGACCTCGTCGGCTACGACCGGGCGGAGCTACTCGGTCGTCCCGCCGACGAGTTCATCGACACCGGCGTCACCGAGGCTGCAGGCGACCTGGCGGCCGAGATTCTGGCGGGCGACCGGAACGATGCGACGCTGGAGACCGTCGTCACGACGAAGTCGGGCGAGCAGCGTCCGGTCGAGGTCCGCCTCTCGCTGTTCGACCTCGGCGAGGAGTACGGTCGGGCGGGCGTCGTCCGCGACATCACCGAGCGGAGACGGCGCGAGGAGCGACTCGCCCAGTTGAACGAGGTCGGTCAGGCGCTCGCCGGTGCCGAGACGGACAGCGAGGTCGGTACCATCGTCGTCGAGGGTGCCCAGGAGACGCTCGACCTGCCGCTCGCCACGGTCGAGTTCTACGACGAGGAGATGGGCGAACTCGTCCCCGGACCCCGGACGCCGGAGCTCGAATCGCTCGCCGGGTCGGCGGCACTCTTCGACTCGGAGTGGAACCTCCCGTGGCGAGTGTACGCCGAGAGCGAGGAACGAGTCATCGACGACCTCCGGGAGGAGCCGTCGGTCGAGGCCGACGAGACGGCCCTGCGGAGCGTGATCGTCGCTCCGGTCGGGTCACACGGCGTGTTCATCGCCGGAGCGACCGAGGCCGGGGCGTTCTCCGACGCGGACGTGACGACCGCACGAATCCTGGTCGCCAACGCCGTCGCGGCGCTCGACCGGGTGGACCGCGAGCAGGAACTCCGCGAGAAGTCGACCCGGCTGGCAGAACACAACGAGTCGCTCGAACGCGTCAACCGGCTCAACGGGGTCATCAGGGGGCTGACGCAGAAGCTCACGCAGGCCTCGACCCGCGAGGAGATAGAGACCGCCGTCTGCGAGGAACTCGCCGCGACCGACCCGTACTCGTTCGCGTGGGTCGGCCAGCGACGGGCGGAACACGAGGGAGTGACCCCGACGGCCCAGGCGGGAGACGACTCCGGGTACCTCGACGCGCTCTCGGGCGAGGGTGACTCGCCGTCGGTCGACGAGCAGCTCTCCGGCCGGGTGATTCAGACCGGCGACCGGGCCGTCGAGAACAACCTCCAGGCCGACCCACCGTTCGACCGGTGGCGGCAGGAGGCGCTCAGGCGGAGCTACCGTGCTGCGGTCGCGGTCCCGCTGCAGTACCGGGAGACGACCTACGGGACGCTCAACCTGTACGCCGACGAGTCGGGCGTGTTCGACGAGATGGAGGCCGCCGTCTTCTCCGAACTGGGGACGATGATCGGGTACGCCATCAACGCCATCGAGCGCAAGAAGGCGCTGGTGAGCGAGGAGTCCGTCGAACTCACGTTCGGCGTCGACGACTCCTCGATTCCGGCGATCGAGTTCGTCCAGGAGACCGGCGGCTCGTTCGAGTTCGAGTCCCTGGTCGAGCAGAGCGACGGGTCGTTCCGCGTGTTCTTCACGATCTCCGGGGCCGACCTCGAGACGGTGTACGAGTTCGCCGACCTGAGCGAGGAGATACTCGACGTGACCCTGCTGTCGGAACGACAGTCGGGGATGTACTACGAGGCGTCCGTCACCGACGGGAGCTTCCTGGCTCGACTCGTCTCGTACGGGGCACACCCTACCGCGATGAGCGTCGGCCCGGAGGGCGGGCGACTCACCGTCGAACTGCCACAGAGCGGGGAGGTGCGCTCGTTCGTTCGCATGTTCCTCGACACCTACGACGGCAGTGAGTTGATCGCTCGTGTCCATCGCGACCGGCCGGTCCAGACGCTGGCGGAGTTCGAGGCGAACTACCGCGACCGCCTGACCGAGCGGCAGACCGAGGTGCTCCAGACGGCCTACTTCAGCGGGTTCTTCGAGTGGCCGCGAGACACCTCCGGGGCGGAACTCGCGTCGCTGCTCGACGTCTCACAGCCGACCGTCAGCCGGCACATCCGGACGGGAGAGCGCAAACTGTTCTCGCTGCTGTTCGACGAGGGCTGA